TGACAACCTGCGCAACCTGGGTGTGGATGTGTTGGATGTGGTGAACCTGCGGGTGTGGGGCGGGGTGCAGTTCCCGACGGAGGGATCCATTGCCGAGCGGTTTACGGCGCTGGCGGAGCTGCAGCAGAAGGGGCTGATCAGGCACCTGGGGCTGAGTAATGTGACGGCGACGCAGGTGGAGGAGGCGCTGACGATTGCCCCCGTGGTGACGGTGCAGAACGAGTACAACCTGGCCAAGCGCGGAGACGATGCGCTGATCGATCTGCTGGAGGAGAAGGGCATTGCGTATGTGCCGTTCTTCCCGCTGGGCGGGTTCTCGCCGTTGCAGTCGGAGACGTTGTCCGATGTTGCGGCGCGGCTGGGTAGGACACCGATGCAGGTGGCGCTGGCGTGGCTGCTGCACCGGTCGCCGAATGTGCTGCTGATTCCGGGGACGAAGTCGGTGGAGCACCTGCGGGAGAACGTGGCTGCGGCGAAGCTGGAGCTGGCTGCCGATGTACTGGCGGAGCTGGATGGGATTGGGGCTTCGGTGTAGGTTCTAGGGGAAGCGGTGACGCCGGCCATTGAGGCCGGCGTTCTTGTTTTCTAAGTGGTTTTTTTCAGGAGATTGAAGGCCCCTGCTCCCTCCGGGGTCACGCATCGCGCGATGGCCCAAGTCCGTTTTGCGGGACGTGGAGCACCCGGATTCATGTTGCGGAGGCGAGAAGCAGATCCTTTCAGGATGAGAAGTACCTGCTCACAAAGGAGGCGCGAGCACAGCATGGAGAGATCAGCGCGACCTATTGCTTCCGGCACACCTATGCCACGCTGCGGTTGCAGGAAGGTGTGGACGTGTACTTTCTAGCAGAGCAGACGGGGACTTCGGTGCAGATGATCGAGAGCCACTATGGGCATGTGAACACGATCAAGCACGCGGACCGCGTGCTGCAGGGGATGACAGGCTGGGAGCCGCAGGTGCAGAACGATACTAAGGCCAAAGCATCGAAGGCCGCTGAGACTCACGACAAAGCGAAGAGAGGTCAGCGCCACAGGCCGCGCTGACCGTGAACTCCCGAAGCCGTTCGTTGCCGGAGCCGCTGGCGGAGGCTGGCGCAGGGAGGTTGGTTTTCCGCGTGCCCCGCTGGGGCGTTCTTTAGCGGAATGTGTTTGCGCACGAGGCCGCCGCTGGCGGCTGTTCTTCGTGTTCCCATATAGCGTTCTTTAGACTGCGCTCAGTTGAGCGCTCATCGTTGTTTCTTCTTGACGAGAGTATCTGTAGCCGCGAGACTTTTGACATTGCTAAAAATTCAGCGGCTTCAGACCGCAACATACTATTTCCCTTCCCAGGTCATCGCCTTGGGTGTCTCGCCATGTGTCTTTGGCGGCGCCCAATAACAAGAATTCATTCGGGGTGCGCGAAGGCGTGCAGATCTATAGCCAAGCGATCGAGAGATGAGGAAGAACATGCGGAGATTTGGGGTCTATGTAGCTGGAATCGTATGGATGGTGGGCGCGAGTGCTCATGCTCAGGTCAGTGGAAGTGGAACGACGAATGTGGTTCCGAAGTTCACCAGCGGATCGCAGATTGGGGATTCCGCAATCACTGAATCCAAT
Above is a genomic segment from Terriglobus tenax containing:
- a CDS encoding aldo/keto reductase family oxidoreductase, giving the protein MAKSFTLPGTEIRLNRMGYGAMQLAGPHVFGPPKDRAGAVAVLRAAVEAGVNHIDTSDFYGPHVVNQILREALHPYDGLTIVTKVGGRRGEDASWLPAQEPAELVSAVHDNLRNLGVDVLDVVNLRVWGGVQFPTEGSIAERFTALAELQQKGLIRHLGLSNVTATQVEEALTIAPVVTVQNEYNLAKRGDDALIDLLEEKGIAYVPFFPLGGFSPLQSETLSDVAARLGRTPMQVALAWLLHRSPNVLLIPGTKSVEHLRENVAAAKLELAADVLAELDGIGASV